Part of the Numida meleagris isolate 19003 breed g44 Domestic line unplaced genomic scaffold, NumMel1.0 unplaced_Scaffold2649, whole genome shotgun sequence genome, CCTGGTTGTGCAGGTTGCTTTCCTCCGCTTTCTCACAGCTGGGTTTGGTTAGGTCATTGCAGAGGACGGGAATGTTCTGATCAAAAGAGGAACAATGCAGGTTGTAGGCATCAGAGCCCAGGCTGTATCCGGAAGAGAACGGGCTTTGATATATGGTACTGTTCACATTGTACAAGCCGGGCATGGAGGAGGCGAAGGCACCCGCGCCTGGTCCATAGCCGCTTCTCTGGGAGTTGCTTGCAAAGGAGCAAGAAGTAGGCTCCgcattttggaaaagagaagccCCCGCCGTATATTTGCT contains:
- the LOC110391016 gene encoding homeobox protein Hox-A7; translated protein: MSSSYYVNALFSKYTAGASLFQNAEPTSCSFASNSQRSGYGPGAGAFASSMPGLYNVNSTIYQSPFSSGYSLGSDAYNLHCSSFDQNIPVLCNDLTKPSCEKAEESNLHNQAEANFRIYPWMRSSGRGERG